A segment of the Allosaccharopolyspora coralli genome:
CGGTGTCCGTGCGGTGAGTTCGTGGGCGGGGACGAGCACTTCCAGGGTTCCCGTCGCGACGTCGAGACGGATGACGTCGCCATCGTGCACCAATGCCAGCTCGCCACCGGCACTGGCCTCCGGTGTCACCTGGATCGCGGCGGGGACCTTGCCGGACGCGCCGGACATCCGGCCGTCGGTGACCAGCGCAACCTGGTGGCCCCGGTCCTGCAGCACGCCGAGCCCGGGAGTGAGGCTGTGCAGCTCGGGCATCCCGTTGGCTTGCGGGCCCTGATTGCGGACCACGACCACGACGTCCCGGTCCAGCTCGCCCGCACGGAAGGCCGTCGAGAACTCCTCCTGGTCGTCGAAGACGCGGGCCGCTGCGGTGACCGAGCGGTGTTCCGGTCGCACGGCCGAGACCTTGATGACGGACCGGCCGAGGTTGCCGTCGAGCACTTGGAGGCCCCCGTCCTGTGAGAACGGCTCGGAGACGCCGCGCAAGACCTCGGTGTCGAGGCTGTGCCCGGGTCCGTCCTGCCAGACGAGATCCTCGCCGTCGAGGAACGGCAGCTGTCGGTACCGGTCGAGACCGGGCCCCGCGACCGTCTGCACGTCGCGGTGCAGCAGACCGGCATCGAGCAGTTGCCCGACGAGCGTCTGCACACCGCCCGCGGCGGCGAAATGGTTGATGTCCGCGGTGCCGTTCGGGTACACGCGGCTGAGCAGCGGGATCACCGAGGACAGTTCGGAGAAGTCGTCCCAGGTGAGTTCGATGCCCGCGGCCGCCGCGATCGCGACGAGGTGCATCGTGTGGTTGGTGGACCCTCCGGTGGCCAGCAGCGAGACGACGCCGTTGACGATGGTCCGCTCATCGACCAGTTCGCCGACCGGCAACCGCTGTTCACCCCGGGAGAGCTCGACGGCGCGGCGGGCGGCGTGTTCGGTGAGAGCCTTGCGCAGCGGTGTACCGGGCGGGACGAAGCTGGAGCCGGGTAGGTGCAGGCCCATGGCCTCGACGACGAGCTGGTTGGAGTTCGCGGTGCCGTAGAAGGTGCACGTACCGGGGGAGTGGTACGAAGCGGACTCGGCTTCCAGCAGGTCGTCCCTGGTGGCTTTGCCTTCGGCGAACAGTTGGCGCACGCGGCTCTTCTCGCTGTTCGGCAGCCCGGAGGCCATCGGTCCTGCCGGCACGAGCAGGGTCGGCAGGTGTCCGAAGGTCAGGGCGCCGATGAGTAGTCCGGGCACGATCTTGTCGCACACTCCGAGCAGGAGGGCGGAATCGAACATCTCGTGCGAGAGCGCGACGGCCGTCGACATCGCGATGACGTCGCGTGAGAACAGCGAGAGTTCCATGCCGGTGCGGCCTTGAGTGATGCCGTCGCACATCGCGGGGACTCCACCGGCGAACTGGGCGACGCCGCGGGCGCGTCGGGTGGCGTCCTTGATCCAGGCCGGGAACTCCGCGTAGGGCTTGTGCGCGGAGAGCATGTCGTTGTACGCGGAGACGATCGCGACGTTGGGCAGCGCGAGTTCCTTGACCGTCGCCTTGTCCGGCCCGGTGATACCCGCGAATCCGTGCGCGAGATTGCTGCACCCCATCTCCGCTCGGGCGGGTGCGTCGGACGCGGCGTTCCGGAGTCGCTGCAGGTACGCCGATCGGGTCGCGTGGCTGCGTGCCGCGATGCGGTCGGTGACGGCCTGAACGGTCGGGTGGGTGGCTTGCTGCGCCATACGTCGCCTCCTACGCGGGGTCAATCGTGCGCGAGGACGGCGTCGTTGACGTCTCCGCCGGGCGGTGACGGCGACCACTGTACTGGTTCGGAAGGGATCCACAAAACCGATACAGACGAGATGCCGGCGCTCGCCAGTCCGGAGTGCCGGGGAGACGGGTCAGTCCCCT
Coding sequences within it:
- the edd gene encoding phosphogluconate dehydratase; amino-acid sequence: MAQQATHPTVQAVTDRIAARSHATRSAYLQRLRNAASDAPARAEMGCSNLAHGFAGITGPDKATVKELALPNVAIVSAYNDMLSAHKPYAEFPAWIKDATRRARGVAQFAGGVPAMCDGITQGRTGMELSLFSRDVIAMSTAVALSHEMFDSALLLGVCDKIVPGLLIGALTFGHLPTLLVPAGPMASGLPNSEKSRVRQLFAEGKATRDDLLEAESASYHSPGTCTFYGTANSNQLVVEAMGLHLPGSSFVPPGTPLRKALTEHAARRAVELSRGEQRLPVGELVDERTIVNGVVSLLATGGSTNHTMHLVAIAAAAGIELTWDDFSELSSVIPLLSRVYPNGTADINHFAAAGGVQTLVGQLLDAGLLHRDVQTVAGPGLDRYRQLPFLDGEDLVWQDGPGHSLDTEVLRGVSEPFSQDGGLQVLDGNLGRSVIKVSAVRPEHRSVTAAARVFDDQEEFSTAFRAGELDRDVVVVVRNQGPQANGMPELHSLTPGLGVLQDRGHQVALVTDGRMSGASGKVPAAIQVTPEASAGGELALVHDGDVIRLDVATGTLEVLVPAHELTARTPAPAASPAQFGTGRELFAAFRSAVGGAERGASVFAPRTDADQDVFA